In Felis catus isolate Fca126 chromosome E1, F.catus_Fca126_mat1.0, whole genome shotgun sequence, the following proteins share a genomic window:
- the CEP131 gene encoding centrosomal protein of 131 kDa isoform X3 has translation MKGSRAASAPSGPPEGSPEGVNLSLTGLPPPVSWRPNSASAAKPIARSFSAVSGSEPRRKALEATGPGGSRTINNLRRSNSTTQVHQPPAGQAWTSPLRPAEDPHFLTLFEGSPGGKKRLAGLSKAPSERGATWNVLCPRQDDHPRAFDSPPDSGSPGTLSAPVGPRRRECTVPLAPNFTANNRSNKAAVGNRVTTMLHNRYTPSEKAPPPKSSNHTAPSLNNILKAATGEGESGGSGKPHKNFSSSNHVAQNNAGATPGLLRRKEVTEEEAERFIHQVNRAAVTIQRWYRQQVQRRQARAARREHLLAQKREEQRQQLGDRNVPDLQQQKEAARRKVREEKARQARRLAVQELQQQKRAQKSGDPEPGLQKEARETEKPQPAQESALRPGSTARAHRTHKANNTSAGAGFRSAGAEDPCQPASNSSPEPRQFPENKPQDAGSQDVASEDLEVVGPAKGKAQSRATLDELLATLRLLEEEPEPLPNPRAYHKDKYSWTDEVTAGCPGVGNGCRLSASAPLGDALQASGQAERPFLPDQEDDASSLTADNLERFGRLGTCASPPEDGTLLSEAKLQSIMSFLHEMEKSGQDRPASAPQGLVPDEGRLEPTSTVSSSVMRLKLEVEEKKQAVGLLQKALVQQRDLTVRRVKETEKELGRQLRQQRDHYEATIQRHLSFIDQLIEDKKALAERCEAVVAELKQGDQRRRDREAQVQEQHELEIKKLKELMSATEKVRREKWINEKTRKIKEITVRGLEPEIQKLIAKHKQELKKLKGLHEAELLQADARAAQRYGRQVEELREHLEREKEALGQQERERAQQRFEQHVEQEQRALQQQRRRLYGEVAEEKERLGQQAARQRAELEELRQQLEESSAAEGRALRAEFEKGREEQERRHQMEMKALKDQLEVERQMWEASCAKKEEAWLLTRERELREEIRRGRDEEIELVIRRLEADMTRAREESERAAESRVRRIRDKYETELSELEQSERKLQERCAELKGRLGEAEGENLRLQGLVRQKERELADAAAVNEQLVSERSGLAEVLRQEFADRLAASEEETRQARAQLEQLTREKQAELEEVHGRVKVALAKKEEAVRGLRRQHEAAVKRADQLEELLEQRRRPFPSAK, from the exons ATGAAGGGCTCCCGGGCCGCCAGCGCTCCCTCCGGCCCCCCCGAGGGCAGCCCAGAAGGTGTGAACCTGAGCCTGACGGGCCTCCCGCCGCCTGTGTCCTGGCGCCCCAACAGCGCCTCCGCCGCCAAGCCTATCGCCCGCTCCTTCTCCGCGGTCTCGGGCAGTGAGCCAAGGAGGAAGGCACTG GAGGCCACAGGGCCCGGAGGTTCCCGAACCATCAACAACCTTCGCAGATCTAACAGCACCACGCAGGTCCACCAGCCACCAGCCGGCCAGGCGTGGACCAGCCCCCTCAG GCCAGCCGAGGACCCCCACTTCCTGACACTCTTTGAGGGCAGCCCTGGTGGGAAAAAGAGGCTGGCCGGTCTAAGCAAGGCCCCCAGCGAGAGGGGAGCCACGTGGAATGTCCTG TGTCCTCGACAGGATGACCACCCCAGGGCCTTCGACTCGCCACCCGACTCCGGGAGTCCTGGCACCCTCAGCGCGCCGGTGGGCCCACGGAGGAGAGAGTGCACCGTCCCCCTGGCCCCCAACTTCACTGCCAACAACAG GAGCAACAAGGCTGCCGTGGGCAACCGCGTCACCACCATGCTGCACAACCGCTACACCCCCTCGGAGAAGGCGCCGCCGCCCAAGAGCTCCAACCACACGGCTCCCTCCCTCAA CAATATCCTCAAGGCGGCCACCGGTGAGGGGGAGAGCGGCGGCTCCGGGAAGCCACACAAGAACTTTTCCAGCAGCAACCACGTGGCCCAGAACAACGCCGGGGCCACCCCGGGCCTGCTCAGACGGAAGGAGGTGACAGAGGAGGAGGCCGAGAG GTTTATCCACCAGGTGAACCGGGCTGCCGTCACCATCCAGCGCTGGTACCGCCAGCAGGTGCAGAGGCGCCAGGCCAGAGCCGCCCGCAGGGAGCACCTGCTCGCACAGAAGCGAGAG GAACAGCGGCAGCAGCTGGGAGACAGGAACGTGCCGGACCTGCAGCAACAGAAGGAGGCGGCCAGGAGGAAGGTCCGGGAGGAGAAGGCGCGCCAGGCCAGGCGATTGGCCGTTCAG GAGCTCCAGCAGCAGAAGCGAGCCCAGAAGTCAGGCGACCCTGAGCCTGGGCTGCAGAAGGAAGCGCGAGAGACCGAGAAGCCCCAGCCCGCTCAAGAGTCCGCCCTGAGGCCGGGCAGCACCGCTCGGGCCCACCGGACCCACAAGGCCAATAACACCAGCGCGG GAGCTGGCTTCCGTTCCGCAGGCGCAGAGGACCCCTGCCAGCCGGCCTCCAACTCCTCCCCAGAGCCCCGGCAGTTTCCGGAGAACAAGCCTCAG GATGCCGGCTCCCAGGACGTGGCCAGTGAGGATCTGGAGGTGGTGGGCCCCGCCAAGGGCAAGGCCCAGTCCAGGGCGACCCTGGACGAGCTGTTGGCCACGCTAAGGCTGCTGGAGGAGGAGCCCGAGCCGCTGCCCAACCCCAGGGCCTATCACAAGGACAAATACTCCTGGACCGACGAGGTGACCGCAGGCTGCCCAGGAGTGGGGAACGGGTGCCGCCTCTCCGCCAGCGCGCCCCTGGGCGATGCCCTGCAAGCATCCGGGCAGGCTGAGAGGCCCTTCCTTCCAGACCAG GAGGACGATGCCAGCTCCCTGACAGCAGACAACCTGGAGAGGTTTGGGAGGCTCGGCACGTGTGCCAGTCCCCCCGAAGACGGGACGCTGCTCTCGGAGGCCAAGCTGCAGAGTATCATGAGCTTTCTGCACGAGATGGAGAAGTCGGGCCAGGACCGGCCGGCCTCAGCCCCTCAG GGGCTGGTGCCGGACGAGGGGCGCCTGGAGCCCACGTCCACGGTGAGCTCGTCTGTGATGCGGCTGAAGCTGGAGGTGGAAGAGAAGAAGCAGGCAGTGGGGCTGCTGCAGAAAGCGCTG gtgCAGCAGCGGGACCTCACCGTCCGGCGGGtcaaggagactgagaaggagctGGGCCGGCAGCTGCGGCAGCAGAGGGACCACTACGAGGCCACCATCCAGCGGCATCTGTCCTTCATTGACCAG CTGATTGAAGACAAGAAGGCCCTGGCAGAGAGGTGCGAGGCCGTGGTGGCGGAGCTGAAGCAGGGGGACCAGAGGCGCAGGGACAGGGAGGCCCAGGTGCAGGAACAGCATGAGCTG GAGATTAAGAAACTCAAAGAACTAATGAGTGCCACTGAGAAAGTCCGCAGAGAGAAGTGGATCAATGAGAAAACCcgaaaaatcaaggaaattacAGTCCGAG GCCTGGAGCCCGAGATCCAGAAGCTGATCGCCAAGCATAAGCAGGAGCTGAAGAAGCTCAAGGGTCTGCACGAGGCGGAGCTGCTGCAGGCGGACGCGCGCGCGGCCCAGCGCTACGGCCGCCAGGTGGAGGAGCTTCGGGAGCACCTGGAGCGCGAGAAGGAGGCGCTGGGCCAGCAGGAGCGGGAGCGCGCCCAGCAGCG CTTCGAGCAGCACGTGGAGCAGGAGCAGCGGGCCCTGCAGCAGCAGCGACGGCGGCTCTACGGCGAGGTGGCCGAGGAAAAGGAGCGGCTGGGCCAGCAGGCAGCCAG gcagcGGGCAGAGCTGGAGGAGCTGAGGCAGCAGCTGGAGGAGAGCAGCGCTGCCGAGGGCCGGGCCCTCAGGGCCGAgtttgagaaggggagagaggaacagGAGCGCAGGCACCAG ATGGAGATGAAGGCCCTGAAGGACCAGCTGGAGGTGGAGCGACAGATGTGGGAGGCCAGCTGTGccaagaaggag GAGGCGTGGCTGCTGACCCGGGAACGGGAGCTGAGGGAAGAAATCCGGAGAGGCCGGGACGAGGAGATCGAGCTGGTCATCCGCCGGCTGGAGGCAGACATGACGCGCGCCAGGGAGGAGAGCGAGCGGGCCGCCGAGAGCCG CGTCAGGCGCATCCGGGACAAGTACGAGACGGAGCTCTCGGAGCTGGAGCAGTCGGAGCGGAAGCTGCAGGAACGGTGTGCGGAGCTGAAGGGGCGCCTTGGGGAGGCCGAGGGGGAGAACCTGCGTCTGCAGGGCCTGGTgcggcagaaggagagggagctgGCCGACGCGGCGGCG GTGAACGAGCAGCTGGTCAGCGAGCGGAGCGGCCTGGCCGAGGTGCTCCGCCAGGAGTTCGCCGACCGCCTGGCAGCCTCCGAGGAGGAGACCCGGCAGGCCAGGGCCCAGCTGGAGCAGCTGACCCGGGAGAAGCAGGCGGAGCTGGAGGAGGTGCACGGGAG GGTGAAGGTGGCCCTGGC